In Zea mays cultivar B73 chromosome 7, Zm-B73-REFERENCE-NAM-5.0, whole genome shotgun sequence, the following proteins share a genomic window:
- the LOC103634041 gene encoding uncharacterized protein: MSSETAAAPSETEAARANLLKRNSDDVGWEYGVLVDANNKDKVKCKFCDKEMRGGIYRLKEHLAHVGKNVKKCTSATPQALEAKEKCKKAIEAAKRKREEKTVRELELREEVNVSRVGEESEEVTCVGSSQPHKLGPIDKWTRAIDPTKADSFKQQQLNKELWKEREHEVHKFIARWAYNHGIPFNACDNDEFKQMCEAIGQFGPGLTPPTQDAFRGSLLEEEYERTKCLLQEREAEKMKNGCSIMTDAWSDRKRRSIMNICTNCADGTSFISSKEMSDVSHTSEVIFELVDKAIEDIGEENVVQVVTDNASNNMGAKKLLLEKRPQIFWTSCAAHTINLMLQGIGKLPRFRKVIDQAKSFTIFVYGHTRTLECLRYFTEGKELVRPGVTRFASYFLTLNSMQEKKDQLRKMVVHSRWDSLKDVKSKKGKEATATILSPAFWKDVKLMLAVFEPLVKVLRLVDGDVKPSMGFLYGELLKAKREIKEAFGNVESRFKDVMAVIEKKMNGRLDSPLHLTAFLLNPHYSYANPSIFDEPKMNEAFISCVEQFYYHDEDQQEQAANFELKKFQNREGPFSKKLARTFQNYDYNPGRASWWRLYGTETPALQKMATRILSLTSSSSGCERNWSGFEGIHTKKRNRLTTTRLNKLE, from the exons ATGTCATCAGAAACTGCAGCTGCACCTTCTGAAACTGAAGCAGCTAGAGCGAATCTCCTAAAAAGAAATTCAGATGATGTTGGATGGGAATATGGTGTTCTTGTTGATGCTAACAACAAAGACAAGGTGAAGTGTAAATTCTGTGACAAGGAGATGAGGGGAGGGATTTATAGGTTGAAGGAGcatcttgcccatgttggaaagaATGTGAAGAAATGCACGTCTGCAACACCGCAGGCTCTAGAGGCTAAAGAGAAGTGCAAGAAAGCAATTGAGGCTGCAAAAAGGAAGAGGGAGGAGAAGACTGTTCGTGAGCTAGAACTTAGAGAGGAAGTGAATGTATCTAGGGTTGGAGAGGAGTCAGAAGAAGTCACTTGTGTTGGAAGCTCACAGCCTCACAAATTAGGGCCAATTGACAAATGGACACGTGCTATTGATCCTACCAAGGCTGATTCATTCAAACAACAGCAGCTGAACAAGGAACTATGGAAAGAAAGAGAGCATGAGGTGCACAAGTTTATTGCAAGATGGGCCTATAATCATG GAATACCTTTCAATGCATGTGACAATGATGAGTTCAAGCAAATGTGTGAAGCAATTGGACAATTTGGACCAGGACTtacacctccaactcaagatgcCTTTCGAGGTAGTTTGCTGGAAGAAGAATATGAAAGAACCAAGTGTTTGCTGCAGGAACGTGAAGCCGAGAAGATGAAAAATGGTTGCTCTATTATGACCGATGCTTGGTCAGATAGAAAGAGGAGAAGCATAATGAATATATGCACTAATTGTGCTGATGGAACCTCCTTCATCAGCTCAAAAGAGATGTCAGATGTGTCACACACAAGCGAAGTCATTTTTGAATTAGTGGACAAAGCAATTGAAGACATTGGTGAAGAAAATGTGGTGCAAGTAGTCACTGACAATGCCTCTAACAACATGGGAGCAAAGAAGCTATTGCTTGAGAAGAGACCACAAATATTTTGGACCTCTTGTGCAGCTCACACAATCAACTTGATGCTCCAAGGAATTGGCAAATTGCCTCGGTTCAGGAAAGTGATTGACCAAGCAAAGTCATTTACCATATTTGTGTATGGCCACACAAGAACATTGGAGTGCTTGAGATACTTCACAGAGGGGAAAGAGCTAGTGAGGCCAGGAGTGACTAGGTTTGCTTCATACTTTCTCACTTTGAACAGTATGCAAGAGAAGAAGGACCAGTTAAGGAAGATGGTAGTTCATAGCAGGTGGGACTCATTAAAGGATGTGaaatcaaagaaaggaaaagaggccACAGCTACTATATTGAGTCCAGCCTTTTGGAAGGATGTGAAGCTAATGTTGGCTGTTTTTGAGCCATTGGTCAAAGTCCTCCGTTTGGTTGATGGGGATGTGAAGCCATCCATGGGTTTCCTTTATGGAGAGCTACTAAAGGCAAAAAGAGAGATCAAAGAGGCCTTTGGCAATGTTGAGTCTCGATTCAAAGATGTTATGGCTGTAATTGAGAAGAAGATGAATGGAAGACTTGATTCTCCATTGCATTTGACAGCTTTTTTGCTGAATCCACACTATAGCTATGCTAACCCATCAATATTTGATGAGCCCAAAATGAATGAAGCCTTCATATCTTGTGTCGAGCAATTTTATTATCATGATGAGGACCAACAAGAACAGGCTGCCAACTTTGAATTGAAAAAATTTCAGAATAGAGAAGGACCATTTAGCAAGAAGCTTGCAAGAACTTTTCAAAACTATGATTACAATCCAGGTAGAG CATCATGGTGGCGGTTATATGGAACTGAAACACCAGCTTTACAAAAGATGGCTACAAGGATATTATCTTTGACATCAAGCTCTTCTGGTTGTGAAAGaaattggagtgggtttgaaggg